A genomic stretch from Eubacterium sulci ATCC 35585 includes:
- the rpsP gene encoding 30S ribosomal protein S16 (binds to lower part of 30S body where it stabilizes two domains; required for efficient assembly of 30S; in Escherichia coli this protein has nuclease activity), which yields MVKIRLKRLGAHKKPFYRVVVADSRNARNGRFIEEIGYYDPLKEPAVIKIDAEKANKWLGNGAQPTDTVRMLLKKSGVIE from the coding sequence ATGGTAAAGATTAGATTGAAGAGATTAGGTGCTCACAAGAAGCCTTTCTACAGAGTAGTAGTTGCAGATTCACGTAATGCAAGAAACGGAAGATTTATCGAGGAAATCGGATACTATGATCCACTAAAGGAACCAGCAGTAATCAAGATTGATGCTGAGAAGGCAAACAAGTGGCTAGGAAATGGTGCGCAGCCAACAGATACAGTAAGAATGCTACTTAAGAAGTCCGGTGTCATCGAATAA
- a CDS encoding pseudouridine synthase — protein sequence MSEAKVTKYSFSIESSDAGKRIDAYLGSKIEELSRSQIQKLFSKQEVLVNSTICEEKKYKLKTGDSIEVTISVEGEYIPEAENIELDIVYEDEDIIVIDKPRGMVVHPGAGNYSGTLVNALLYHVGENLRALGETDRPGIVHRIDKDTSGILVVAKSKLAFDSLKEQFSEHSIKRWYYALVYNNFPDDSGEIDRPIGRDSKNRLRRAIDGENPKRALTRYEVMERFGNIVLIKAILETGRTHQIRVHLTSIGHPLVGDTLYGSKKDRFGADGQILHAAHLEFIHPRTGKTISFDSEPPEYFTKAVEKAKRLAGLK from the coding sequence ATGAGCGAAGCAAAGGTAACAAAGTATAGCTTTTCTATAGAGTCATCCGATGCCGGAAAAAGAATAGATGCCTACCTTGGAAGCAAGATAGAGGAGCTTTCAAGAAGCCAGATTCAAAAGCTATTTAGTAAGCAAGAAGTTCTCGTAAATTCAACTATCTGTGAGGAGAAAAAATATAAGCTAAAGACAGGCGATAGCATTGAAGTGACAATATCTGTAGAGGGTGAGTATATCCCAGAGGCAGAGAATATAGAACTTGATATTGTTTATGAAGATGAAGATATCATAGTAATAGATAAGCCTAGGGGGATGGTTGTACATCCCGGTGCTGGCAATTATAGCGGTACCCTAGTAAATGCACTTTTATATCATGTGGGTGAAAATCTAAGGGCACTAGGAGAAACTGATAGACCAGGCATAGTTCATAGAATAGACAAGGATACCAGCGGAATACTAGTTGTAGCAAAATCAAAGCTTGCCTTTGATTCACTTAAAGAGCAGTTTAGTGAGCATAGCATCAAAAGATGGTATTACGCTCTAGTATATAATAATTTTCCTGACGATAGCGGTGAGATAGATAGACCTATAGGGAGAGACAGCAAAAATAGATTGAGACGTGCAATAGACGGGGAGAACCCAAAGAGGGCACTGACTAGATACGAGGTTATGGAACGCTTTGGAAATATAGTTTTGATAAAGGCTATACTAGAGACTGGCAGAACTCACCAGATAAGAGTTCATCTCACAAGCATAGGTCATCCACTTGTTGGAGATACGCTCTACGGGTCAAAGAAGGATAGATTCGGTGCAGACGGACAAATCCTTCATGCCGCGCACCTAGAATTCATTCATCCAAGGACTGGTAAAACCATAAGCTTTGATAGTGAGCCGCCAGAATACTTCACAAAGGCTGTAGAAAAAGCTAAGAGACTTGCGGGACTAAAATAG
- a CDS encoding signal recognition particle, translating to MAFESLSDKLQNAFSKLKGKGVITESDINAAMREVKLALLEADVNFKVVKEFVAIVKEKCLGAEVLQSLTPAQQIIKIVNSELIDLMGGSGSKLTYSPSGFTVLMMVGLQGTGKTTTCGKLASFLKQSGKKPMLVACDIYRPAAIDQLEVVGKSVNTPVFTMRESKDPVQIALAAKEDAERKGFDVLIIDTAGRLQIDENLMEELASMKSAVRPHEILLVVDALTGQDAVNAADGFNQKLGIDGIIMTKMDGDSRGGAALSAKKVTGKPIKFLGTGEKSDALEPFHPDRLASRILGMGDMLSLIERAEQAYDEEQAEKLERKIRKNQFTLEDFLEQMGQVRKMGGLAKIMDMLPGMGGGKISEADIAKGEKEFRTMEAIIRSMTVAERKNPGLLNASRRKRIAAGSGQTVNSVNKVISKYEESKKLMKQFANPNAMKKGGKLFKGLF from the coding sequence ATGGCATTTGAGAGCCTTTCAGATAAACTACAAAATGCCTTTTCCAAATTAAAGGGCAAGGGCGTTATCACAGAGTCTGATATCAATGCGGCAATGAGAGAGGTCAAGCTGGCCTTACTAGAAGCCGATGTAAACTTCAAGGTAGTTAAGGAATTTGTTGCGATAGTCAAGGAGAAGTGCTTGGGAGCAGAGGTACTCCAGAGTCTCACACCTGCGCAGCAGATTATAAAGATAGTAAATAGCGAGCTCATCGATTTGATGGGCGGATCCGGAAGTAAGCTGACATATTCGCCTTCAGGATTTACCGTTTTGATGATGGTAGGTCTACAGGGTACAGGTAAGACTACTACCTGCGGTAAGCTAGCTTCATTCCTAAAGCAAAGCGGTAAGAAGCCTATGCTAGTAGCCTGTGATATTTACAGGCCTGCAGCTATTGACCAGCTCGAGGTTGTCGGCAAGTCGGTTAACACACCGGTTTTCACGATGAGAGAGAGCAAAGATCCTGTGCAGATTGCTTTGGCAGCAAAGGAAGATGCAGAGCGTAAGGGCTTTGATGTTTTGATTATAGATACAGCAGGACGACTTCAGATAGATGAGAATCTGATGGAGGAACTTGCAAGCATGAAGTCTGCGGTAAGACCTCATGAGATACTTCTCGTAGTCGATGCTCTTACAGGACAGGATGCGGTAAACGCTGCTGATGGATTTAACCAAAAGCTTGGAATCGATGGAATCATCATGACCAAGATGGACGGTGACTCAAGAGGTGGTGCGGCGCTTTCAGCTAAGAAGGTAACTGGTAAGCCTATCAAGTTCCTTGGAACTGGAGAAAAGTCAGATGCGCTTGAGCCCTTCCATCCAGACCGTCTAGCAAGCAGAATCCTAGGCATGGGAGATATGCTCTCACTTATTGAGAGAGCTGAGCAGGCCTACGATGAGGAACAAGCCGAAAAGCTAGAGCGTAAGATTCGTAAGAACCAGTTTACACTTGAGGACTTCCTCGAGCAGATGGGACAGGTTCGCAAGATGGGGGGACTTGCTAAGATTATGGATATGCTCCCAGGAATGGGTGGCGGGAAGATTAGTGAGGCCGATATAGCCAAGGGTGAGAAGGAATTCAGAACCATGGAGGCTATAATCCGCTCCATGACTGTGGCTGAGCGTAAGAATCCAGGATTGCTAAATGCTTCAAGACGCAAGAGAATTGCAGCTGGATCTGGACAAACCGTAAACAGTGTAAACAAGGTGATTAGCAAGTATGAGGAATCCAAGAAGCTGATGAAGCAATTTGCGAATCCGAATGCTATGAAGAAGGGCGGCAAGCTCTTTAAGGGTCTTTTCTAA
- a CDS encoding tRNA (guanine-N1)-methyltransferase, with protein MKINILTLFPEMFAPLTSSMLGRAADKGILEFNIVNIRDFSQDKHSKADDYPFGGGHGMVLMADPAFRALESVGAANTRNIYMSPRGKILDMKLSEEFASEKEITVFCGHYEGIDQRIIDAWDMQEVSIGDYILTGGELAAMVLIDTVSRMVPDVLPKEASAFDESIYSGLLEYPQYTQPRSYRGMDVPEVLVSGNHKLIALWKFEQSLALTKARRPEIFEQYVNNRGELSKDELKVLEKFLK; from the coding sequence ATGAAGATTAATATTTTGACTCTTTTTCCAGAGATGTTTGCTCCGCTCACAAGCAGTATGCTTGGACGTGCAGCTGATAAGGGCATCCTAGAGTTTAATATTGTGAATATAAGGGATTTCAGTCAAGATAAGCACAGCAAGGCTGACGACTATCCTTTTGGAGGTGGGCACGGCATGGTTTTGATGGCTGACCCAGCTTTTCGTGCGCTTGAAAGCGTAGGTGCAGCAAACACTAGAAATATCTATATGTCGCCTCGTGGCAAAATTCTAGATATGAAGCTTTCTGAGGAATTTGCTAGCGAGAAGGAAATCACTGTTTTCTGTGGTCACTATGAAGGTATAGACCAGCGAATAATCGATGCTTGGGATATGCAGGAGGTGTCGATAGGAGACTATATTTTAACTGGCGGAGAGCTTGCTGCTATGGTTTTGATAGACACGGTTTCAAGAATGGTGCCAGATGTACTTCCTAAGGAGGCATCTGCTTTTGATGAATCGATATACTCAGGGCTTTTGGAATATCCGCAGTACACCCAGCCTCGTTCGTATAGAGGAATGGATGTGCCTGAGGTTTTAGTTTCGGGTAACCATAAACTCATCGCTTTATGGAAGTTTGAGCAGTCTCTAGCCCTTACAAAAGCACGTAGACCAGAGATTTTTGAACAATATGTGAACAATCGTGGTGAATTGTCAAAAGATGAGCTCAAAGTATTGGAAAAATTTCTGAAATGA
- a CDS encoding alanine racemase, with translation MSIKDNILEIEAQIENACKRVGRSKDEVQLIAVTKLHTPAEINEALDAGITDIAENKVQEILNKYEAVGEARWHLIGHLQTNKVKYIVDKVVMIHSVDSLKLAKEIDKRSSAIGRTMDILIQVNSAEEESKFGIKSTEVDSLIDDIVNECKSVRIKGLMCIAPFEEDVNDCRPYFAEVKEIFDRYKGDEREAVDFEFLSMGMSGDFEVAIEEGSNMVRVGTAIFGVRNYRQEEK, from the coding sequence ATGTCAATTAAGGATAATATTTTAGAAATAGAAGCACAGATTGAGAATGCATGCAAAAGAGTAGGCAGAAGCAAGGATGAGGTTCAGCTCATCGCTGTTACTAAGCTTCATACACCTGCTGAAATAAACGAGGCACTCGATGCCGGTATAACTGACATAGCTGAGAACAAGGTTCAGGAGATACTCAACAAGTACGAGGCTGTCGGTGAGGCGAGATGGCATTTAATAGGACATCTTCAGACTAACAAGGTAAAGTACATTGTCGATAAGGTCGTTATGATTCACTCCGTTGATTCACTCAAGCTAGCTAAGGAGATAGATAAGCGCTCTTCAGCTATCGGAAGAACGATGGATATTCTGATACAGGTTAATTCAGCTGAAGAGGAATCTAAGTTCGGTATCAAATCAACAGAGGTAGATTCTTTGATAGATGATATAGTAAACGAGTGTAAGTCCGTAAGGATTAAGGGACTCATGTGCATTGCTCCTTTTGAGGAGGATGTAAACGATTGCAGACCTTATTTCGCAGAGGTTAAGGAAATCTTTGATAGATATAAGGGTGATGAGAGAGAAGCAGTTGATTTCGAATTTTTATCCATGGGTATGAGCGGTGACTTTGAGGTTGCGATAGAAGAAGGCTCTAACATGGTCAGAGTTGGGACAGCAATCTTTGGCGTAAGAAATTATCGCCAAGAGGAAAAATAA